One Jeotgalibaca porci genomic region harbors:
- a CDS encoding DUF1292 domain-containing protein, protein MTEHNHDHNHDHNHDHDHHDHEHITIVDEHGNEELYEILFTFDSEDFGKSYVLVYPAGIPEEDEIELQAFSYIENEDGTEGDLEPIETEEEWDMIEEVLNTFIEDEEE, encoded by the coding sequence ATGACAGAACATAATCACGACCATAATCACGACCATAATCACGACCACGATCACCATGACCACGAACATATTACTATCGTTGATGAGCATGGGAACGAAGAACTTTACGAAATTTTATTTACTTTCGATTCAGAAGATTTTGGCAAATCATACGTTCTTGTTTATCCTGCAGGAATTCCTGAAGAGGATGAGATTGAACTACAAGCATTCTCTTACATTGAAAACGAAGACGGAACAGAAGGCGATTTAGAACCAATCGAAACTGAAGAAGAGTGGGATATGATTGAAGAAGTTCTAAATACGTTTATCGAAGACGAAGAAGAATAA
- the ruvX gene encoding Holliday junction resolvase RuvX, whose translation MRLMGLDVGSKTVGVAVSDLMGWTAQGVEIISIDEAAGEFGVTRLKELIAEYEVSKVIIGFPKNMNNTIGPRAEASMAYGRMVELETGLPVDYVDERLTTVQAEKMLINEGNVSRKKRKKVIDKVAAVILLQNYLDSH comes from the coding sequence ATGAGATTGATGGGACTTGATGTCGGATCAAAAACGGTTGGTGTAGCAGTCAGTGATTTAATGGGCTGGACTGCGCAAGGTGTAGAAATTATCTCCATCGATGAAGCTGCCGGAGAATTTGGTGTGACACGATTAAAAGAGTTAATAGCTGAATACGAAGTTTCAAAAGTCATTATTGGCTTTCCTAAAAATATGAATAATACCATCGGCCCACGAGCAGAAGCATCAATGGCTTATGGTAGAATGGTAGAACTGGAAACAGGACTGCCAGTAGACTACGTAGATGAGCGGCTAACGACCGTTCAGGCTGAGAAGATGTTAATCAATGAAGGGAACGTTTCACGAAAGAAACGCAAAAAAGTGATTGATAAAGTCGCAGCTGTTATATTGTTGCAAAACTATTTAGATTCACATTAA
- a CDS encoding IreB family regulatory phosphoprotein gives MNSKDETMLFNLGDRDKNNVKDTLTIVYQALEEKGYNPNNQIVGFLLSGDPAYIPRHNDARNLIRRFERDEIMEELLKNYLSIDESGH, from the coding sequence ATGAATTCAAAAGATGAAACAATGCTATTCAACCTCGGCGATCGTGACAAGAATAATGTTAAAGATACCTTGACGATTGTATATCAGGCGCTAGAAGAAAAAGGCTATAACCCAAACAACCAAATAGTTGGCTTTTTATTATCGGGCGACCCTGCATATATTCCGCGTCATAATGATGCTCGGAACTTGATTCGTCGTTTCGAAAGAGATGAAATAATGGAAGAGCTATTAAAGAATTATCTTTCGATTGATGAGAGTGGCCATTAA
- the alaS gene encoding alanine--tRNA ligase yields the protein MKNLTSSEIRKMYLDFWASKGHKIEPSASLVPVNDPTLLWINSGVATLKKYFDGSVVPDNPRITNSQKSIRTNDIENVGVTARHHTLFEMLGNFSIGDYFKEEAIPWAWELLTSKEWLAFDPELLYVTYYPKDEDTKRIWKEKVGLPESHIVPFEDNFWDIGAGPCGPCTEIFYDRGVAYQDLPDGDPEMYPGGENERYLEIWNLVFSEFNHMPDGSYEPLPHKNVDTGMGLERVTSVIQNTPTNFETDLFMPIIRKIEALSGSVKYGDNPKTDISFKVIADHVRAVSFAIGDRALPSNEGRGYILRRLIRRSVMHGQKLGINRLFLFELVPVVAEIMKGYYPEVETDCDFIIKVITNEEQRFQETIHGGLDILHEVFNTMTETKTTVISGTDAFKLYDTFGFPLELTEEYAEEKGFTVDKDGFNEEMQSQRNRARAARQVEDSFSVQSAVLGDITVESTFDGYDKTSLSSELLVVIENDEIKESASAGNTAQLIFKTTPFYAEMGGQAADMGVIKAENGEIVATIVDVKRAPNGQHLHTAEMNMDLNSNQTYFLQVDENRRRGITKNHTATHLLHQALKDVLGTHANQAGSLVAPNHLRFDFTHFGQATQEELSEMERIVNQKIWDALPVVTVETTIDKAKEMGAMALFGEKYGSEVRVVDVAGYSVELCGGIHVQNSQEIGVFKILSESGIGAGVRRIEAITGQAAYEYFREKEEELLAAARLVKAQQTKEVTGKIEALRQELKDSESEKDSLRAKLLAMESQDIFADIKEANGITYITYQTKNQGMNDLRELADQWRQKAVSDVFVAASDLDGKVSLLAAVAKDKIGTVKAGDLIKEIAPLVGGGGGGRPDMAQAGGKNPAGIPQAIERVGTWLAE from the coding sequence ATGAAAAATCTTACGAGCAGTGAAATCCGTAAAATGTATTTGGATTTTTGGGCATCAAAAGGGCACAAAATTGAACCAAGTGCTTCATTAGTTCCAGTGAACGATCCAACTTTACTATGGATTAACTCCGGTGTTGCAACATTGAAAAAATATTTCGATGGTTCTGTTGTACCAGATAACCCAAGAATCACAAACTCACAAAAAAGTATTCGTACCAATGATATTGAAAACGTTGGCGTGACCGCACGTCACCATACATTATTTGAAATGTTGGGGAACTTCTCAATTGGTGACTACTTTAAAGAAGAAGCAATTCCTTGGGCATGGGAACTCCTAACCAGCAAAGAATGGTTGGCGTTCGATCCAGAACTTCTTTATGTTACATACTATCCGAAAGATGAAGACACAAAACGCATTTGGAAAGAAAAAGTAGGCTTACCTGAAAGCCATATTGTGCCATTTGAAGATAACTTCTGGGATATTGGCGCAGGTCCATGTGGTCCTTGTACGGAAATTTTCTATGACCGCGGTGTAGCATATCAAGACTTACCGGATGGTGATCCTGAAATGTATCCAGGTGGAGAAAATGAACGGTATTTGGAAATTTGGAACTTGGTATTCTCAGAATTTAACCATATGCCAGATGGCAGCTATGAGCCGTTGCCACATAAAAACGTTGATACAGGAATGGGTCTTGAACGTGTAACTTCAGTGATTCAAAACACACCAACGAACTTCGAAACGGACTTATTCATGCCAATTATCCGTAAAATTGAAGCATTATCTGGCAGCGTTAAATACGGTGATAATCCAAAAACAGATATTTCATTCAAAGTAATTGCCGACCATGTGCGTGCTGTCAGCTTTGCGATTGGTGATCGCGCGTTGCCATCTAATGAAGGCCGCGGTTACATCTTACGTCGTTTGATTCGTCGTTCTGTTATGCACGGTCAAAAATTAGGAATCAACCGTTTATTCTTGTTTGAACTGGTACCGGTTGTAGCTGAGATTATGAAAGGTTACTATCCGGAAGTTGAGACTGACTGTGATTTCATTATCAAAGTTATTACAAATGAAGAGCAACGTTTCCAAGAAACCATTCACGGAGGCTTGGACATCCTACATGAGGTTTTCAACACGATGACTGAAACAAAAACGACTGTCATTTCAGGAACGGATGCTTTTAAACTGTACGATACATTTGGCTTCCCGTTGGAATTAACAGAAGAATATGCTGAAGAAAAAGGCTTTACTGTTGATAAAGATGGCTTTAATGAAGAAATGCAAAGCCAACGGAATCGTGCACGTGCAGCTCGTCAAGTGGAAGACTCTTTCTCGGTTCAATCCGCTGTCTTAGGCGATATTACCGTTGAAAGTACATTTGATGGCTACGATAAGACAAGTCTTTCATCTGAATTACTTGTTGTCATCGAAAATGATGAAATTAAAGAGTCTGCATCAGCAGGAAACACAGCACAATTGATTTTCAAAACAACACCTTTCTATGCTGAAATGGGTGGACAGGCTGCTGATATGGGAGTTATTAAAGCTGAAAATGGCGAGATTGTTGCAACGATTGTGGATGTGAAACGTGCACCAAATGGTCAACATTTACACACTGCTGAAATGAATATGGACTTAAACAGCAACCAAACATATTTCCTACAAGTAGATGAAAACCGTCGTCGTGGTATTACAAAAAACCATACTGCTACTCACTTGTTGCATCAAGCACTTAAAGATGTCTTAGGAACACACGCAAATCAAGCTGGATCCCTTGTTGCACCAAATCATTTGCGTTTTGACTTTACGCACTTCGGACAAGCAACACAGGAAGAATTAAGCGAGATGGAACGCATCGTGAATCAAAAGATTTGGGATGCATTACCTGTTGTAACAGTTGAAACGACAATTGATAAAGCTAAAGAAATGGGTGCAATGGCACTCTTTGGTGAGAAATACGGCAGCGAAGTACGTGTCGTTGATGTTGCAGGTTATTCTGTCGAGTTGTGTGGTGGTATCCACGTACAAAACAGTCAGGAAATTGGCGTATTTAAGATTCTTTCTGAGTCTGGTATCGGTGCAGGCGTTCGCCGTATCGAAGCGATTACTGGCCAAGCAGCCTACGAATACTTCCGTGAAAAAGAAGAAGAGTTATTAGCAGCCGCACGTCTCGTAAAAGCGCAACAAACGAAAGAAGTAACAGGTAAAATCGAAGCCTTGAGACAAGAATTGAAAGATTCTGAATCAGAAAAGGATTCACTTCGTGCGAAACTGTTGGCGATGGAATCACAAGATATTTTTGCTGATATCAAAGAAGCGAATGGAATTACGTACATTACATACCAAACAAAGAATCAAGGTATGAATGATTTACGTGAATTAGCAGACCAATGGCGTCAAAAAGCAGTGAGTGATGTTTTTGTTGCTGCATCTGATTTGGACGGCAAAGTTAGCTTGTTGGCAGCTGTTGCGAAAGATAAAATCGGCACAGTAAAAGCAGGCGATTTGATTAAGGAAATCGCACCACTTGTTGGCGGCGGCGGTGGCGGCCGTCCGGATATGGCACAAGCCGGCGGAAAAAATCCAGCAGGGATTCCGCAAGCGATTGAACGCGTTGGAACATGGCTGGCTGAATGA
- a CDS encoding diacylglycerol/lipid kinase family protein — MDVYYHIIANFNAGSGKGKRIGFEVEKILNNRNIPFVFHQTKYPNHGFEIAQKLGQTLSDAANRIIVIGGDGTLHEVVSGLHAVESTLPIGYLPAGTGNDFARSVGLTKDAKKGLLAILEAKTPVEIECMKYHDHLHNKVGIGLNSMGFGLDAEVNALAGENKSTAHVPAPFNLESSSYLTKIVDAFKERTTYSVDVTVDGVSNTYEAVMVTGVMNHPYFGGGIKIDPLSKMNNNELAVMIIFNLSFLTLLRIFPLVLTTGGHIKTKYFKRISGKEISIRLHDSALGQVDGEVMPKAAYQMEYTLTSFQLWR, encoded by the coding sequence ATGGACGTATATTATCATATCATCGCAAATTTCAATGCAGGTTCTGGAAAAGGGAAACGCATTGGTTTTGAAGTCGAAAAAATACTGAATAACAGAAACATCCCTTTTGTCTTCCATCAGACAAAATATCCAAATCACGGCTTTGAGATTGCTCAAAAATTAGGCCAGACGCTTTCTGATGCTGCTAATCGCATTATCGTAATTGGTGGAGATGGAACGTTACATGAAGTGGTCAGTGGCTTGCATGCAGTTGAAAGCACACTGCCTATTGGCTACCTTCCGGCAGGTACCGGGAACGATTTTGCCCGCTCTGTTGGGTTAACAAAAGATGCCAAAAAAGGCTTGTTGGCAATTTTAGAAGCGAAGACACCAGTTGAAATAGAATGCATGAAATACCATGACCATTTGCATAACAAAGTGGGAATTGGCTTAAATAGTATGGGCTTTGGGTTAGATGCTGAAGTGAATGCGCTCGCTGGCGAAAATAAATCCACCGCTCATGTACCTGCTCCCTTTAATCTTGAAAGTTCATCTTATTTAACAAAGATTGTGGATGCCTTTAAAGAACGTACTACCTATTCAGTGGACGTGACTGTTGACGGGGTTTCTAATACTTATGAGGCTGTTATGGTTACAGGCGTAATGAATCATCCTTATTTCGGCGGCGGAATTAAAATCGATCCGCTTTCAAAAATGAACAATAACGAACTGGCGGTCATGATTATTTTTAATCTGAGTTTCCTCACCCTTCTGCGAATTTTCCCACTCGTTTTGACGACCGGTGGCCATATCAAAACCAAGTATTTTAAACGCATCAGTGGCAAAGAAATTTCTATCCGCCTACACGATTCAGCGTTGGGGCAAGTAGATGGTGAAGTGATGCCTAAAGCTGCCTACCAGATGGAATACACACTTACTTCCTTTCAACTATGGCGTTAA
- the recD2 gene encoding SF1B family DNA helicase RecD2, with protein MELNEQPYVAGEMKAIFFENPSNFYKVILLEIEECNFKTEKDEIVITGNFGEITTDTHYRFVGNVINHPRYGTQFQAISYEREKPTGKNGLIGYLSSDRFPGIGKRTAEKIVEHFGENTIDAILDDPDSLAAISGLTKQKQELIHDVLQQSQGTEKTLIELANYGFSNNMAATIMNFYKTETLKTIRENPYQLVEDIEGMGFRTADRLAEDLGFPADDKNRIKGALLATVNELCLSNGDTYVESEELMTRALQLLESSRRFIIEDSQLIEALVEMVQDMKIIEDQKRFALPSLYFSEEGIAGSLDRLLNRKQAIEYPGVDLEKEIHKMQKELGITYDAVQAHAITQAISSAFFILTGGPGTGKTTVLNGIVKLFCELNGLPANPLEYHEGIFPIIMAAPTGRAAKRMNEMTGIQSSTIHRLLGLTGQENPNEDVYTAELEGKLLIIDEASMIDTWLLHRLLKSIPPGMQVIIVGDKDQLPSVGPGQVLHDLLASAVIPQIELEQIYRQAGGSSIIPLAHDIKNGKLPADFNINQSDRSYFPCQAAQIEPLIRIVVEKAKAKGFTSKDIQILAPMYKGPAGINALNTMMQEILNPNTDNKRREVKHFDFVYRVGDKVLQLVNQPELNVFNGDIGEITSIQLAKETEDKVDEITVLFDATEVTYQKTDWSKFTLAYCCSIHKAQGSEFNMVILPMVKQYGRMLRRNLLYTAITRSKNKLILCGDEGAFRFATENAGDLRRTMLVEKLLRNSESDKIIFTVDEPKALEPSKPKNFTLSIDMVLGQEINPMIGMEGVTPYQFMK; from the coding sequence GTGGAACTGAATGAACAACCTTATGTTGCCGGAGAAATGAAAGCTATATTCTTCGAAAACCCATCTAACTTCTATAAAGTAATCCTTCTTGAAATTGAAGAATGTAATTTTAAAACAGAAAAAGATGAAATTGTCATTACGGGGAATTTTGGCGAAATTACAACAGATACACATTACCGTTTTGTAGGAAATGTTATTAATCACCCACGTTATGGTACCCAATTCCAAGCAATTAGCTATGAACGTGAGAAGCCAACCGGAAAAAACGGTTTGATCGGCTATTTATCGAGTGACCGTTTCCCAGGTATCGGTAAGCGGACAGCGGAGAAAATTGTTGAACACTTTGGAGAAAATACCATCGATGCGATTTTGGATGATCCCGATTCATTGGCAGCGATTAGTGGACTAACGAAGCAAAAGCAGGAGTTAATCCACGACGTTCTACAACAAAGCCAAGGAACTGAAAAAACACTGATTGAGCTGGCGAATTATGGCTTTAGCAATAATATGGCAGCGACCATCATGAATTTTTATAAAACAGAGACCTTGAAAACGATCCGTGAGAATCCTTATCAACTTGTGGAAGACATTGAGGGGATGGGGTTCAGGACAGCAGACCGTTTAGCGGAAGATCTCGGATTTCCTGCTGATGATAAAAACCGGATTAAAGGAGCATTGTTGGCGACAGTAAATGAACTTTGTCTTTCAAATGGTGATACATACGTTGAAAGTGAGGAGTTGATGACGCGTGCGTTGCAGCTGCTCGAATCATCTCGCCGCTTTATAATAGAAGATTCTCAGTTAATTGAAGCATTGGTTGAAATGGTTCAAGATATGAAAATCATCGAAGATCAAAAACGATTTGCCCTCCCTTCATTGTACTTTTCAGAAGAGGGGATTGCCGGCAGTTTGGATCGCTTACTAAATAGAAAACAGGCGATCGAGTATCCAGGAGTCGATTTAGAAAAAGAAATTCATAAGATGCAAAAGGAACTTGGCATCACGTATGATGCTGTCCAAGCACATGCGATTACCCAAGCGATTTCAAGTGCTTTCTTTATTTTAACTGGTGGCCCCGGAACAGGGAAGACGACTGTTTTAAATGGAATAGTAAAACTGTTCTGCGAATTAAATGGGCTCCCGGCTAATCCTTTAGAATATCATGAAGGTATTTTCCCAATCATTATGGCTGCACCGACTGGTCGTGCGGCTAAACGTATGAACGAAATGACCGGAATTCAGAGCAGTACGATTCACCGTTTGCTTGGTTTAACCGGTCAAGAGAATCCGAATGAAGATGTTTATACTGCTGAATTGGAAGGGAAACTGCTGATTATTGATGAAGCGTCCATGATTGATACTTGGCTATTGCATCGCTTGCTGAAGTCGATACCACCGGGGATGCAAGTAATCATTGTAGGAGATAAAGATCAACTGCCTTCAGTCGGTCCTGGTCAAGTTCTGCATGATCTGTTGGCCAGTGCTGTTATTCCGCAAATTGAGTTGGAACAAATTTATCGACAAGCCGGCGGTTCATCCATTATTCCATTGGCGCATGATATTAAGAATGGTAAATTACCAGCTGACTTTAACATAAACCAATCCGATCGTTCCTATTTCCCGTGTCAGGCGGCGCAAATTGAACCGTTGATTCGTATTGTCGTTGAGAAAGCAAAAGCGAAAGGATTTACATCTAAGGATATCCAAATTTTGGCTCCGATGTATAAAGGCCCCGCAGGAATCAATGCTCTTAATACGATGATGCAAGAAATCTTAAATCCCAATACAGATAATAAACGACGGGAAGTAAAGCACTTTGACTTTGTTTATCGCGTCGGGGATAAAGTATTGCAACTTGTCAACCAACCGGAGTTGAATGTCTTTAATGGAGACATCGGTGAAATAACCAGTATTCAGCTTGCGAAAGAAACAGAGGATAAAGTAGACGAAATAACAGTTCTTTTCGATGCAACTGAAGTCACATATCAGAAAACGGATTGGAGTAAATTTACTTTGGCTTATTGTTGTTCGATTCATAAGGCCCAAGGGAGCGAGTTCAATATGGTTATCCTCCCGATGGTTAAGCAGTATGGGCGTATGTTGCGCCGTAATCTATTATATACAGCGATAACACGGAGTAAAAATAAACTTATCCTTTGCGGTGATGAAGGAGCCTTTCGTTTCGCAACCGAAAATGCGGGCGACTTGCGCCGTACAATGCTGGTCGAGAAACTCTTAAGGAATAGTGAAAGTGATAAAATTATATTTACCGTTGATGAGCCGAAAGCCCTTGAGCCTTCGAAACCAAAGAATTTTACACTCTCTATTGATATGGTATTAGGTCAGGAAATTAATCCGATGATTGGGATGGAAGGTGTGACACCGTATCAGTTTATGAAATAA
- the mnmA gene encoding tRNA 2-thiouridine(34) synthase MnmA: protein MTENKKTRVVVGMSGGVDSSVTALLLKEQGYDVIGIFMKNWDDTDEFGFCTATEDYKDVQAVAQQIGIPYYSVNFEKEYWDKVFEYFLDEYKKGRTPNPDVMCNKEIKFRAFLDYAIDLGADFVATGHYAQVKRNEDGTTSMLRGLDNNKDQTYFLNQLSQEQLSKTLFPLGGMQKSEVRRIAEEAGLATAKKKDSTGICFIGEKNFTEFLTNYLPAQSGPMLTLDGKKMGDHAGLMYYTIGQRKGLGIGGSGDSTDPWFVIGKDLETNTLYVGQGYHHERLYAESLFATDVHFTTDKKMPTTFKCTAKFRYRQQDTGVTVTLNEDQTEATVVFDEPVRAITPGQAVVFYDGLECLGGGTIDKAFQATTELQYV from the coding sequence ATGACGGAAAATAAAAAGACACGTGTTGTTGTGGGTATGAGTGGTGGCGTTGATTCTTCTGTTACTGCCTTATTGCTAAAAGAGCAGGGCTATGACGTGATCGGTATTTTTATGAAGAATTGGGATGATACAGATGAATTTGGATTCTGTACAGCAACAGAAGATTATAAAGATGTCCAAGCTGTCGCACAACAAATCGGAATTCCATATTATTCTGTTAACTTTGAAAAAGAATATTGGGATAAAGTATTCGAATATTTCTTGGATGAGTATAAAAAAGGTCGCACTCCGAATCCTGATGTTATGTGTAATAAAGAAATCAAATTCCGTGCGTTCTTGGATTACGCTATTGATTTAGGTGCTGACTTTGTAGCAACAGGTCACTACGCACAAGTGAAGCGTAATGAAGACGGTACGACAAGTATGCTGAGAGGTCTGGATAATAATAAGGACCAAACGTATTTCTTAAACCAACTTTCCCAAGAACAATTATCTAAAACGCTATTCCCATTGGGAGGTATGCAAAAATCTGAAGTACGCCGCATTGCAGAAGAAGCAGGTTTGGCTACAGCTAAGAAGAAAGATTCAACGGGTATTTGCTTTATCGGCGAAAAGAACTTCACAGAATTTTTAACTAATTACTTGCCAGCACAATCCGGACCTATGTTGACTTTGGATGGCAAAAAAATGGGCGACCATGCCGGCCTGATGTATTATACAATTGGTCAGCGTAAAGGCTTGGGAATCGGCGGAAGCGGCGATTCAACAGATCCATGGTTTGTAATCGGGAAAGACTTAGAAACGAACACATTGTACGTAGGCCAAGGCTATCACCATGAACGGTTATACGCAGAAAGCTTATTTGCAACGGATGTTCATTTCACAACGGATAAAAAAATGCCAACAACATTCAAATGTACGGCTAAATTCCGTTACCGCCAACAAGATACCGGCGTAACGGTAACATTGAACGAAGACCAAACAGAAGCAACAGTTGTTTTTGATGAGCCGGTTCGTGCGATTACTCCCGGACAAGCAGTCGTATTTTACGACGGCCTAGAATGTCTAGGTGGCGGTACAATTGACAAAGCATTCCAAGCAACGACTGAATTGCAATACGTATAG
- a CDS encoding formate/nitrite transporter family protein translates to MELGNHGLMGLIDNSVTKKSHLFENSIWKYVVRAMFAGMYLTIGTAIAVVAAEKANHIHPDLGKFVYAMLFSWALIMIIYMGAELGTSNMMYLTAGASRKSIKPKRALQILLVCIVGNLIGGIISGALVMRTGVFLDFNASHYLAETVAIKLSKPAFQILIEGIFANVIVNTAIVASARIKDDAGKIIAIQFIIAFFAFLGYEHVIANFSSFAMVFFGGGIAEMTVSSVLNNFFFATIGNYIGGGLIIGFTYAWMNKGEALYFD, encoded by the coding sequence TTGGAACTGGGCAATCACGGACTGATGGGTTTGATTGATAATAGTGTCACCAAGAAATCACACCTGTTTGAGAATTCTATCTGGAAATATGTTGTACGCGCAATGTTCGCAGGGATGTACCTAACAATAGGAACCGCAATCGCTGTAGTAGCGGCGGAAAAGGCGAATCATATTCACCCGGATCTCGGTAAGTTTGTTTATGCAATGCTGTTTAGCTGGGCATTGATTATGATTATATATATGGGTGCTGAATTAGGTACGAGTAATATGATGTATTTAACGGCGGGCGCTAGTCGCAAGAGTATTAAGCCTAAGCGAGCTCTTCAGATTCTCTTAGTTTGTATAGTAGGTAACTTGATTGGTGGGATTATTTCTGGCGCATTAGTAATGCGTACAGGTGTATTTCTTGATTTTAACGCGAGCCATTATTTAGCCGAAACAGTTGCAATCAAATTATCTAAACCTGCCTTCCAAATTCTAATAGAAGGAATCTTTGCCAATGTTATTGTTAATACTGCGATTGTTGCTTCTGCGCGGATTAAAGATGATGCCGGTAAAATAATAGCAATCCAGTTCATTATCGCTTTCTTCGCATTCTTAGGTTATGAACACGTTATTGCTAACTTCTCTTCATTTGCGATGGTATTCTTTGGTGGCGGAATTGCTGAAATGACAGTCAGTTCAGTTCTAAATAACTTTTTCTTCGCTACAATTGGTAATTATATAGGTGGGGGCTTAATTATTGGCTTCACTTACGCTTGGATGAATAAAGGTGAGGCACTTTACTTCGATTAA
- a CDS encoding DUF1831 domain-containing protein — MAFAQTASLKGSAKQYRLNSAVKRYTLRDHGFQETKSGNFLYTRSLNTDKTNKAGALLKITIAGDFSGVKLSTTTVNGLKAIDIYGNTNMSQLVEHFEYIMAHFITEGIFEEA, encoded by the coding sequence ATGGCATTCGCACAAACAGCAAGTTTGAAAGGTTCAGCAAAGCAATACCGACTTAACTCTGCAGTCAAACGTTACACACTGAGAGATCACGGTTTCCAAGAGACAAAGTCTGGCAACTTTCTTTATACACGCAGCTTGAATACCGATAAAACGAATAAAGCCGGCGCATTACTAAAAATTACGATAGCAGGCGACTTTTCAGGTGTGAAGTTATCAACAACAACTGTAAATGGACTTAAAGCCATTGATATTTATGGAAATACAAACATGAGCCAATTGGTGGAACACTTCGAGTATATTATGGCTCATTTCATCACAGAAGGTATTTTTGAAGAAGCATAA
- a CDS encoding cysteine desulfurase family protein yields MIYFDHAATTPVDSDVRAAITDTLENVYGNPSSLYQKGREARQLVDEARRILAQSIQAKPADLIITSGATESNNTAIIGTALALKDKGRHLITTAIEHHSVLYPMQYLETLGFEVTYLPVDETGRVTARQVAEALRPDTILVSIIYVNNEVGSINPIEEIGAVVADHSAYFHTDAVQAYGALRIDVEAAHIDMLATTAHKINGPKGIGFLYRRNELHLPNYLHGGTQENDHRAGTENTAYIHGFATAVRKMLQNREADDTHKKALRGYFLSQLQEKNVAYSLNGDSGASVPHILNIWFPFLKSDKFLIQCDLKGIMISAGSACTAGSLEPSHVLTAMFGTEATRIGESVRISFGATNTLEEIAIFVEMIASLQEKYIN; encoded by the coding sequence ATGATTTATTTTGATCATGCAGCGACAACGCCGGTTGATTCGGATGTTCGGGCTGCCATCACAGATACACTGGAAAATGTTTATGGCAATCCATCCAGTCTCTATCAAAAAGGGCGTGAAGCCCGCCAATTGGTTGATGAAGCCCGCCGTATACTTGCACAATCAATACAGGCAAAACCTGCAGACCTCATCATTACGAGCGGGGCAACAGAATCAAACAATACAGCAATTATTGGAACAGCCTTGGCTTTAAAAGATAAGGGAAGGCATTTAATCACTACTGCTATTGAACATCACTCGGTCTTGTATCCTATGCAATACTTGGAAACCTTGGGATTTGAAGTGACATATCTGCCGGTGGATGAAACCGGACGTGTCACAGCTAGACAAGTAGCAGAGGCCTTACGCCCGGACACTATTTTAGTTTCCATCATTTATGTAAATAACGAAGTCGGGAGCATTAATCCTATTGAAGAAATTGGTGCAGTAGTCGCAGACCATTCCGCTTATTTCCATACCGATGCTGTGCAAGCTTACGGTGCACTTCGAATTGATGTCGAAGCCGCTCACATTGATATGTTGGCAACAACAGCGCATAAAATTAATGGTCCGAAAGGGATTGGTTTTTTATACCGCCGCAATGAGTTGCATTTACCGAATTACTTACATGGTGGGACCCAAGAAAATGATCACCGTGCAGGGACAGAAAATACTGCCTATATTCACGGATTTGCGACAGCTGTCCGAAAGATGCTCCAAAATAGAGAAGCCGACGATACACATAAGAAAGCCTTACGCGGGTATTTCTTGTCACAGTTACAAGAAAAAAATGTTGCTTATTCTCTCAATGGCGATAGTGGAGCGAGTGTTCCCCACATCCTAAACATCTGGTTCCCATTTTTAAAATCGGATAAATTTCTAATTCAATGTGATTTGAAAGGGATAATGATTTCCGCAGGATCTGCTTGTACAGCCGGTAGTTTAGAGCCGAGCCATGTGTTGACAGCGATGTTTGGCACTGAAGCTACGCGTATTGGCGAATCTGTGCGCATTTCATTCGGCGCAACGAACACATTAGAGGAAATAGCTATATTTGTAGAAATGATTGCTTCATTGCAAGAAAAATATATAAACTAA